Proteins encoded by one window of Salmonirosea aquatica:
- a CDS encoding 3-keto-disaccharide hydrolase — MRTRYQAIAFAFFLGTLTIGTTHAQSKAPKSSDWIQLFNGKDLTGWDVKIAGYAMNDNYKNTFRAEDGMIRVMYDGYDRFDGRYGHLYYKEPFSHYRLRFEYRFLGEQLPGGDSWNVRNSGVMLHSEPAWNLGKDQTFPVSLEMQLLGGLGSGERHTGNLCSPGTIADINGKLDMAHCIDASSKTYNGDVWVKGEAIVYGDSIIYHLIEGDTVLTYTHTRIGGGFTSPANNSFEAAHFTPESAAAWRKLANKPLKSGYIALQSESHAIDFRKIELLPLKGCMDPKASNFKSYYEISDQVACTYKKKSKQ, encoded by the coding sequence ATGAGAACACGCTACCAAGCCATCGCTTTTGCTTTCTTCTTAGGCACCCTTACCATCGGAACCACTCATGCCCAGTCCAAAGCCCCCAAATCCTCCGATTGGATTCAACTCTTCAACGGTAAAGATCTCACGGGCTGGGATGTCAAAATCGCTGGCTACGCGATGAATGATAATTACAAAAACACCTTCCGAGCCGAAGACGGGATGATCCGCGTCATGTACGACGGTTACGACCGCTTCGACGGGCGATATGGGCATTTGTATTACAAAGAGCCGTTCTCACATTATCGGCTGCGTTTTGAGTACCGTTTTCTGGGCGAACAATTGCCGGGCGGCGACAGTTGGAATGTCCGCAACAGCGGCGTGATGCTGCACTCCGAACCCGCCTGGAACCTGGGCAAGGACCAGACCTTCCCCGTCTCACTGGAAATGCAACTCCTGGGCGGACTCGGCAGTGGCGAGCGCCACACGGGCAACCTATGCTCGCCGGGTACCATCGCCGACATCAACGGCAAGCTCGACATGGCCCACTGTATCGACGCCAGCTCCAAAACCTACAACGGCGATGTATGGGTGAAGGGCGAAGCCATTGTCTATGGCGACTCGATCATCTACCACCTCATTGAGGGCGACACTGTCCTGACCTACACGCACACCCGCATCGGCGGAGGTTTTACCAGCCCGGCAAATAATAGTTTTGAAGCGGCGCACTTCACCCCGGAAAGCGCGGCTGCCTGGCGCAAACTGGCCAATAAGCCGCTCAAATCGGGCTACATCGCTCTGCAAAGCGAAAGCCATGCCATCGATTTCCGCAAAATTGAACTTCTGCCCTTGAAGGGCTGCATGGATCCGAAAGCCAGCAACTTCAAATCATACTACGAAATTTCGGATCAAGTGGCCTGTACTTACAAAAAGAAGTCAAAGCAATAG
- a CDS encoding DUF58 domain-containing protein encodes MAHLATDLLKLNNLQLAGKVVSEELWLGIHGSRRSGVGVEFEQYRHYQPGDDPKRIDWKLYARTDKHQVRESATESSLHIRFLLDLSGSMNFTEGTLSRLDYARILLASLAYLGYRQGDAMSLYTLHGGTLQTVAVSGKQAFQKILFGLETAQASGEWQNNAVAFPEFYARRKEMLVFVSDLLQADEEWIKLIRSIANPRREIVIFQILGDQELDFDLKGFYRFKDLETGREVELEAAAVRETFRKNAAQYLESMEEALRLPHVHLVRARLSDPIAVVLRDFLAKRKV; translated from the coding sequence ATGGCTCACCTCGCTACCGATTTACTGAAACTCAACAATCTCCAGCTGGCCGGCAAGGTGGTCAGCGAGGAGCTGTGGCTGGGTATTCACGGCAGTCGCCGTTCGGGGGTAGGTGTGGAGTTCGAGCAGTACCGGCACTACCAGCCTGGCGACGATCCCAAGCGTATCGACTGGAAACTCTACGCCCGCACCGACAAGCATCAGGTACGCGAATCGGCCACCGAAAGTAGCCTGCACATCCGGTTTCTGCTGGACCTATCGGGCTCCATGAACTTTACCGAGGGTACCTTGAGTCGCCTGGATTACGCCCGGATTCTGCTGGCATCGCTGGCCTATCTCGGCTATCGGCAAGGCGACGCCATGAGCCTGTACACCTTACACGGGGGTACTCTGCAGACGGTGGCGGTTTCGGGCAAGCAGGCTTTTCAGAAAATATTGTTTGGCCTGGAAACGGCGCAGGCCAGTGGCGAATGGCAAAACAACGCAGTTGCCTTTCCCGAATTTTACGCCCGGCGCAAGGAAATGCTGGTGTTTGTTTCGGACTTGCTGCAAGCGGACGAAGAATGGATCAAGTTGATCAGAAGCATTGCCAATCCACGGCGTGAGATCGTTATTTTCCAAATCCTGGGCGACCAGGAACTGGACTTCGACCTGAAAGGATTCTATCGGTTCAAGGATTTGGAAACCGGCCGTGAGGTGGAACTGGAAGCCGCGGCCGTGCGGGAGACTTTCAGAAAAAATGCCGCCCAGTACCTCGAAAGTATGGAGGAAGCCCTGCGCCTGCCGCACGTGCATCTGGTACGGGCCCGGCTCAGCGACCCGATCGCGGTCGTTTTGCGGGATTTCCTGGCGAAGCGAAAGGTATGA
- a CDS encoding zeta toxin family protein → MLNRIDDLVNRNESFAFETTLATRSYRLKIEEAKNKGYTTTLLFLWLQNVELAKQRVRIRVTEGGHTIEPEVIERRYRRGIKNLFEIYLPDVDGALIYDNSAGEPHLLAQKTVDGKLTVINKTKFNELKYCYDHS, encoded by the coding sequence ATGTTGAATAGAATTGACGATCTTGTAAATAGAAACGAAAGCTTCGCCTTTGAAACCACCCTCGCGACAAGGAGCTATCGACTAAAAATTGAGGAGGCTAAAAATAAGGGATACACGACTACTTTGCTTTTCTTATGGCTGCAAAATGTAGAATTAGCCAAACAACGGGTAAGAATCAGAGTGACCGAAGGTGGACATACTATTGAACCGGAAGTAATCGAAAGGCGTTACCGACGAGGTATCAAAAACTTGTTTGAGATATACCTACCTGATGTGGATGGAGCCCTGATATATGATAATTCGGCTGGCGAGCCTCATCTTTTAGCACAGAAGACAGTCGATGGGAAGCTCACCGTAATAAATAAAACAAAATTCAACGAGCTAAAATACTGTTATGACCACAGTTGA
- a CDS encoding BatA domain-containing protein yields MQFLQPLFLWGILAVAIPIALHFWHRKKGTVIAWAATRFLFEKSQQPQRGFRLDQILLLILRCVLLILVALLLSEPVLKMLGKQGYLQTIHLVQPDAFVVDNYRFELEEARQNGEPIYWLTPTPQPANELAPPADPTPWNAVMLQNAINRVAPAGEVLHLYMKNERKPGQLPFIQTPTDFHLHTTPDTLGNPIRAYRLVANQQKLYVDTDNILRASDADASVRFASQPVGEGPVNVSIDLKDPLERKTALAALQAFAEVYRLEINWIEKGTQAAPDIVVTDQLPLALQPATLYLVTNQAGLSAYPNVFHLPEKLTPQTSPLVARGQLPEWLGQRILAHWGIGGNTVPMSRAELGTLFKPVQASGAPSAQTQRLIFAALLVVCIFERILSLLRNA; encoded by the coding sequence ATGCAATTTCTTCAACCTTTATTTCTATGGGGTATCCTGGCCGTAGCGATCCCGATCGCCCTGCACTTCTGGCATCGGAAGAAAGGTACGGTTATCGCCTGGGCCGCTACGCGCTTTCTTTTCGAGAAAAGCCAGCAACCGCAGCGAGGCTTCCGGCTGGACCAGATCCTGCTGCTGATTTTGCGTTGCGTACTATTGATTTTGGTGGCCCTGCTGCTGAGTGAGCCTGTCCTGAAGATGTTGGGGAAACAAGGTTATTTACAAACGATCCACCTCGTGCAGCCCGACGCCTTCGTAGTGGATAACTACCGTTTTGAACTGGAAGAAGCCCGCCAAAACGGCGAACCCATTTATTGGCTCACCCCTACCCCGCAACCCGCCAATGAGCTCGCGCCGCCGGCTGATCCCACGCCTTGGAACGCGGTAATGTTGCAAAATGCAATCAATCGGGTAGCCCCGGCGGGCGAAGTACTGCATCTGTACATGAAAAATGAGCGAAAACCCGGCCAACTGCCTTTTATTCAAACGCCGACTGATTTTCACCTTCACACTACACCCGATACGCTTGGAAATCCGATTCGTGCCTACCGGCTCGTTGCAAACCAGCAAAAACTGTATGTCGATACCGACAATATTCTACGCGCCAGCGACGCTGATGCTTCCGTTCGATTTGCCAGTCAGCCCGTGGGCGAAGGGCCTGTAAATGTTAGTATCGACCTGAAAGATCCGCTGGAACGAAAGACTGCTCTAGCCGCTTTGCAAGCCTTCGCCGAGGTGTACCGCCTGGAAATCAATTGGATAGAAAAAGGTACCCAGGCTGCACCAGATATAGTCGTTACTGATCAGTTGCCGCTCGCGCTACAGCCCGCAACCCTATACCTTGTGACCAATCAGGCAGGTCTTTCGGCGTATCCGAATGTTTTCCATTTGCCAGAAAAACTCACCCCGCAAACGTCGCCGCTGGTGGCCCGTGGGCAGCTACCCGAATGGCTGGGACAGCGGATTCTGGCGCATTGGGGGATCGGGGGCAATACCGTGCCGATGAGCAGGGCCGAATTAGGTACCTTATTCAAACCCGTCCAAGCATCCGGTGCGCCTTCGGCGCAGACACAACGCCTCATTTTCGCCGCTCTGCTCGTGGTTTGTATCTTTGAACGCATTCTTTCGCTACTCCGCAACGCATGA